One window of the Dendropsophus ebraccatus isolate aDenEbr1 chromosome 12, aDenEbr1.pat, whole genome shotgun sequence genome contains the following:
- the LOC138769121 gene encoding nicotinamide N-methyltransferase-like: MAASTYKRYDLDGYNSREYLEHYFSDKPIFLEDTVFFPINKLTQTFSEGRIKGNILIDFSTGSLIHNFYAAAECFKPIIVLKIKDRCILELKRWLDTRTGAFNWGHAAKLHEDIVGKSDPLQDKDNKVRSVMQHIVKCDLNKENITDPIDLPPADCIISCWLLDNICKDQDDYIRYLRKFSRLLKPGGHLILIGCLGVSYYTVGKDKLRAFNYDENFVKKALAGEGFVIDDCEVKKGTSNTSLTDYKAMIFIVAHREK; this comes from the exons ATGGCTGCCAGCACCTATAAGCGCTATGACCTCGATGGCTATAATTCCAGAGAGTATCTGGAGCATTATTTTTCAGATAAACCTATATTTCTAGAGGATACTGTGTTTTTTCCTATTAACAAACTTACTCAGACGTTCTCAGAAG gtcGTATTAAAGGTAATATCTTGATTGACTTCAGCACTGGTTCCCTGATTCACAATTTCTATGCAGCCGCCGAGTGTTTTAAACCCATTATAGTGCTGAAGATCAAAGACAGATGCATCCTGGAGCTGAAGAGATGGCTGGACACACGGACAGGAGCGTTTAACTGGGGACATGCCGCAAAACTTCATGAAGACATAGTAGGAAAGAG TGACCCGCTTCAGGACAAAGACAACAAAGTGAGATCAGTAATGCAACATATTGTGAAATGTGACCTTAATAAAGAAAATATTACGGACCCAATTGATTTACCGCCAGCCGATTGTATCATCAGTTGTTGGCTCttggacaacatctgcaaagaccAAGATGATTACATCAGATATCTCAGGAAGTTCTCAAGGTTACTGAAACCTGGAGGACACCTCATATTAATAGGATGTTTAGGTGTATCATATTACACAGTTGGGAAAGACAAGCTCCGTGCTTTCAACTATGATGAGAATTTTGTTAAGAAAGCTCTAGCTGGTGAAGGATTTGTTATTGACGATTGTGAGGTTAAGAAGGGAACGTCTAATACTTCCCTTACTGACTATAAGGCCATGATTTTCATTGTTGCTCACAGGGAAAAGTAG